A genome region from Euphorbia lathyris chromosome 4, ddEupLath1.1, whole genome shotgun sequence includes the following:
- the LOC136226846 gene encoding transcription factor bHLH10-like isoform X2, with amino-acid sequence MYQQTDSFEENNNHRLSTQDLSSAAMEIQLQNHLEMAALLQDSSSNNHLLPFNSSLPVPDLTLYHLSKCSSFLPNSSISFTGDLPMPDISSDPILYLPQPPLIRDLFQSPLYQDCEGEQQIDDGVMEFNFNMGKGGGAIRKSGKVSKQFVNERQRRVHVKDTYQILRDLVPNPTKKDRASIVGDAIGYIKELMRSVNELKMLVEKKRCRSGNGRDRNIKRLKTEEELDSTEPGGEEAFKNGNGSLRSSWLQRKSKDSEVDVRIIDDEVTIKLVQRKRMNRLLYVSKVLDELHLDLHHVAGGHVGDYYSFLFNTKITEGSCVYATAIANRIMEVLQGPNASTPSYN; translated from the exons atgtacCAACAAACAGATTCCTTTGAAGAGAACAATAATCACAGACTTTCAACACAAGACCTTTCTTCTGCTGCCATGGAAATTCAGCTTCAGAATCACCTTGAAATGGCGGCTTTACTCCAAGATTCATCATCCAATAATCACCTTTTACCTTTCAATTCTTCTTTACCAGTACCAGATCTCACCCTTTACCACTTATCCAAATGCTCTTCATTCCTACCCAATTCTTCAATCTCCTTCACCGGAGACCTTCCCATGCCCGATATTTCTTCTGACCCTATTTTGTACCTCCCCCAACCTCCTTTGATTAGGGATTTGTTTCAATCTCCACTTTACCAGGATTGCGAAGGAGAACAGCAGATTGATGATGGAGTAATGGAATTCAATTTTAATATGGGTAAAGGAGGAGGAGCAATAAGGAAATCTGGAAAAGTAAGCAAACAATTCGTGAATGAACGCCAAAGGAGAGTACACGTCAAGGATACTTACCAAATCCTAAGGGATTTAGTTCCTAACCCTACCAAG AAAGATAGAGCATCAATAGTTGGAGATGCAATTGGATACATAAAAGAGCTAATGAGAAGCGTAAATGAACTGAAAATGTTAGTGGAGAAGAAGAGATGTCGTAGTGGTAATGGTAGAGACAGGAACATCAAGAGACTCAAAACAGAAGAAGAATTAGATTCAACGGAACCCGGTGGTGAAGAAGCATTCAAGAATGGAAATGGATCACTAAGAAGCTCTTGGCTTCAAAGGAAATCAAAGGATAGTGAAGTTGATGTTCGAATAATCGATGATGAAGTTACCATTAAACTTGTTCAGAGAAAGAGAATGAATCGTTTGCTTTATGTATCGAAAGTCCTTGATGAACTTCACCTTGATCTTCATCATGTTGCTGGTGGCCATGTTGGTGATTACTATAGCTTTCTCTTTAACACCAAA ATAACTGAAGGATCTTGTGTTTATGCAACTGCCATCGCAAACAGGATTATGGAAGTACTCCAAGGACCTAATGCTTCAACTCCATCCTATAATTAG
- the LOC136226846 gene encoding transcription factor bHLH10-like isoform X1, translated as MYQQTDSFEENNNHRLSTQDLSSAAMEIQLQNHLEMAALLQDSSSNNHLLPFNSSLPVPDLTLYHLSKCSSFLPNSSISFTGDLPMPDISSDPILYLPQPPLIRDLFQSPLYQDCEGEQQIDDGVMEFNFNMGKGGGAIRKSGKVSKQFVNERQRRVHVKDTYQILRDLVPNPTKIVLYGCLMGKKDRASIVGDAIGYIKELMRSVNELKMLVEKKRCRSGNGRDRNIKRLKTEEELDSTEPGGEEAFKNGNGSLRSSWLQRKSKDSEVDVRIIDDEVTIKLVQRKRMNRLLYVSKVLDELHLDLHHVAGGHVGDYYSFLFNTKITEGSCVYATAIANRIMEVLQGPNASTPSYN; from the exons atgtacCAACAAACAGATTCCTTTGAAGAGAACAATAATCACAGACTTTCAACACAAGACCTTTCTTCTGCTGCCATGGAAATTCAGCTTCAGAATCACCTTGAAATGGCGGCTTTACTCCAAGATTCATCATCCAATAATCACCTTTTACCTTTCAATTCTTCTTTACCAGTACCAGATCTCACCCTTTACCACTTATCCAAATGCTCTTCATTCCTACCCAATTCTTCAATCTCCTTCACCGGAGACCTTCCCATGCCCGATATTTCTTCTGACCCTATTTTGTACCTCCCCCAACCTCCTTTGATTAGGGATTTGTTTCAATCTCCACTTTACCAGGATTGCGAAGGAGAACAGCAGATTGATGATGGAGTAATGGAATTCAATTTTAATATGGGTAAAGGAGGAGGAGCAATAAGGAAATCTGGAAAAGTAAGCAAACAATTCGTGAATGAACGCCAAAGGAGAGTACACGTCAAGGATACTTACCAAATCCTAAGGGATTTAGTTCCTAACCCTACCAAG ATTGTTTTGTATGGTTGTTTGATGGGAAAGAAAGATAGAGCATCAATAGTTGGAGATGCAATTGGATACATAAAAGAGCTAATGAGAAGCGTAAATGAACTGAAAATGTTAGTGGAGAAGAAGAGATGTCGTAGTGGTAATGGTAGAGACAGGAACATCAAGAGACTCAAAACAGAAGAAGAATTAGATTCAACGGAACCCGGTGGTGAAGAAGCATTCAAGAATGGAAATGGATCACTAAGAAGCTCTTGGCTTCAAAGGAAATCAAAGGATAGTGAAGTTGATGTTCGAATAATCGATGATGAAGTTACCATTAAACTTGTTCAGAGAAAGAGAATGAATCGTTTGCTTTATGTATCGAAAGTCCTTGATGAACTTCACCTTGATCTTCATCATGTTGCTGGTGGCCATGTTGGTGATTACTATAGCTTTCTCTTTAACACCAAA ATAACTGAAGGATCTTGTGTTTATGCAACTGCCATCGCAAACAGGATTATGGAAGTACTCCAAGGACCTAATGCTTCAACTCCATCCTATAATTAG